In Anopheles merus strain MAF unplaced genomic scaffold, AmerM5.1 LNR4000460, whole genome shotgun sequence, the genomic window GCATCACGTCCAGCGTGCCCCGCTGATGGACTAGCCCGGTGTAGCCCGCCATTAACCCGTTCACCGATAGGATTAGCAGCGCCGTAAACCAAATCattttgctacaaaaaaaacagtacacAAGAGAGGATTACAAATATGTGTTTTCTTGTTGGTCCTCCGCACAAAGTACCTCGAAGCTTTGCGGCTCCAGCGAGCGAGATAGTCGGCCGTGATGAACAGGCACATCGGCAAAACTGGCAGCAGGAAGCGGAACTCTTTGTGCGCCAGCAGCGAATACACCAGCACGGTGAAACACACCGAAAGCAGCAGGATGGCGCGCTCCTTGTACACCTTACGGTGGCGTACGGATTCGTAGCCAGCCGCCAGGAACGGCAGCACACTGACGCCGAGCACGGTCGGCAGCCCGGCGGAGAGATACCAGTACCATGGGTGCTCCCCGTAGAAGCTACCCACACCCTTCAGCACGTTGTACTTCAGGAACTCGTACGACGAGAAAACAACCGCCCCGTGGAAGTAGCTGTCCACGCCGACGCACAGCGCACCGGTCAGCAGCACCGATGAGCAGGTAGCgcttcagcagcagctcccAGGTCGGGTGGGTGGACTTTTTGATGTGATACAGGCACAGCGGTACCCACGGTATGACCGAGGTCGGCCGGACAAAGAACGACAGGGCGACCGGCCACAGGAACCGGGTACACTCCGAGGCCCACGGGAAGTAGCTGAGCGCGATCATGGTCAGCGACGTTTCCAGCGTGTTGGCGAGCGTGCGCGAACCGACGTAGAACCAGCACCAGGAGTAGCGAGCAAAAAGGTGGACCATTTGCTTTGCCGGCACCACACGTGGAACCGATAGTCGGCGTACGCGCTCAGGCATGCTTGCAAATCCGGGGCAGCAGCGTAAGCAGCTCGACCGAGTCCAACCCAACCAGGGCCAACAGTTTGTACAGACCGGCAAAGGTCGCCGGGTAGAGGTAGCTTCTCATGCCGGCCGCCCATTCCCAGGTAAGATGGCCGTAGCTGCAAgtacaagaagaagaagaagaagaagaagaagaagaagaagaagaagaagaagaagatgttcggttactacaaaaaaaaacaaaaccaaaggTCACAAAAACGCACCCGAACGCTAGACGATGGGCCACCTCGAGGCTTTGCCAGTACTCATCCGGCACAAACCAGGTCGTTACAAGAAACACTGACGCAATGCGTACCGCAACGAAAAACCAAAACGTTCGGTTCCACATTTCTGGACGGTCGCGTCAGAACTCTGGTATTCTTCCTTCTCCGCAATGCTGGGTGCGCTACGGCTGTGGGACCTCCACTGGGAAGGTTTTAACACGCGCTTTAACTGTTTGCCACCCCTCCGGGGCGATGGTATGGGGCTCAAcggtcacacacacgcacacacacacacacacactcactaacTGGATGGTTCACGGTCAAGCTACCGGGTTTCGATGCGATGCAAATGCTTCACCAGCCTCCAGCAGGCTTCGGCCTTTTTCGAACAATCTATACACGTGTTTGATTAGAAACTGTCGAAACGATGCGCAATCCGTATGCGAACTGCTCTCACGCTTTAGGCGAAAGTAATGCTCCGTCGCCGTTCCGTGTGGTCGACACTGCTTGTGCCTTCGTCGCACTTTGCCAGTGATGGTGTGGCGTGTGGAGCTTAAGCACCACGAGATCCGTTCAGTCCGGACGCGACGAAAATAAACTTATGCTCTCTTCGCCGCTGCGGTGCGtgacgttttgttttgcctcaCTTCGCGTGAtgcgtgctgttgctgctgctgccgatgacgatgatgatgatgatgatgacgtaaCCGTTGTgcaggagaaaaagaaaacgaaatggCGGTTGTTTGCGGTGTGTCCGTTGTTTTGAATAAGTTCTGTACCCGATGCTACAGTTCGATTCTTTACGACAAATTTTTTGCTATTACTATACTAGCCGACATTTGATATTCTATCCTCACGGACAGAAACATGGAATCTTGGGTATACAAATgttctaaaaattaaaaataacagcGATAAATGAAAACGCTTGTAAAACTGCGATTAGACAACGTGCCGTATCGCTGTAAACTTTGAACCCTACGCGGTAAACATTCAGATCTTCagattcagtttttttttcagattgTCGTCGACGTTTGACAACCTAAACACAATCGGGGAAAAACACTCGCACGGCGCGATTTTTCTGCGACGATTGCAGATTTAGGGACCGAATTTCCCCTTGAACCAAAATGGCATCGAACTCACTCGTGAATCAAAGTGCGGACGATGGAATTCCGTTGGATTTTCTGGCCGAGATGCACGTGGCGATGGACTGTCTGCCCGTGGACGAGGCGGAAGCAGAACGACTGCTGAACGAACGGAAGCACAAGCAGCAACAGGCTCGCGAGCGTGTACAGCGCTTCAACGATGCGTGGAGCATCCAACCTATTCCAGCGGTGAACGCCACGCCACGGATCACGGTGGCCAACAACTTAGGAATCAATGGACGGCAGGAGTTTAGCAATTTGCGGGATCCACGGCTCGTTGCCAAAGCCAAAACAATTGGCAGCCTGCCGCTTGATATCATCCAACAGCCTGTGCCGCACGCTAGCGGGATCAACAACcggcaacaacagcaccaccaaTACCAACACCAGCAAGATACGGTGGTGCCGTTGCAGCGGGACGAGGTGTACCAGCATAATGTGCCTGCCGTCGTGAACTCTTTGGACCATCGGGGTGTCTCGTATTCGGACAATGAGGAAGATGATGTCATATTGCTGCCGGAAGAGCACGAGGAACTGCACCGAGCAGCAAGAGGTCGTTCCAGGAGCCCAGGTTCTCGCAATCCACGGTCGCGCGACACTTCCCGGACACGGGTCCGAGGCGGCCATCGTTCAAGGCGTCACTCCCGCAGTCAGTCCCGCAGCCCCACGCATCGACGCCGCAGGCGACACACACGCTCCAGGAGCCGACATCGCAGCCGATCCTACTCACGGTCGCGTTCTAGCTCGCGTAGCTCGGAACATTCGAACGGGACGCAAGACTCGCGCGGAAGATCGTCGTCGCGCCGCAACCGGCAGCAAGGCGGCCCGGACCAAACGGTCATGATGCAATCCATGATGTCAATGGTAATGCAGATGGTTAATAATGGAATCTTGATGGGAGCGTCCAACCGGGCACAAGTCCCAGCAGGTTGTGGCCCGCGGGTACTCCTGTAGCGGTGGACCAGGCCGCCACACCACAACTGACACCAGCTGCCTTTCGCAACATGTTTGCCAATAGGCACTGCTCGGATCGGGGTGGTAAATTTCCGGATGATGTGGTCAATCTTACCGATAGTTGCTCGTCGACAGTACTCGAGCAGGGCGAGGACACTAGGCCGAAATACGACGTTTCAACAGAGGTAAATAGCGATCATATCGCAGCAATTTTTTTAGTGCTGTcttgtataaaactttattctCCATCGCTTTAGCTATTTTTGGAAGGTAAGCTTAGTTTTGCCGACTTCCTTGCTCTGAAGCCGTCGGCGAGAAGTGATCTGATCGTTCCGATCGATCCGCAAGGTAAGTAATGGTAGCGTGATAGACCTTGAGCCCTCCGGTCGATATTTATCCGGCACTGTTTTCCACAGTTCCCAAGCGAATCAACGAAGCCATTTCGATACTGGAACAGCAAGATACGAAGAAACACTCGACCCGGTTCCTGTACGTCCCGCCAACCTATTACGAcagtgaaaaaaaggaagaacaccaccaccatcgctcTCCGTTGGCCTGGAACAGTCAGAACGTATTGTTCGAGAGTACAACACGTTCGAGGGAGGTGAAGCAGTGTCAACCGTTTAGCAATCTGAATCTGAAGCTGAAGGAACTGATCGTGAAGCTGGGCCTTGATGAGGGGCTCGTTTCGCAGCAGCTCGAACAGGTGAAGCTGGCGGCAGCGCTACAGAAGGACGGCGATAATGGCAACCGGTCTGCGGTTGGTGCGTCGACATCTTCTGCCAGCATTCAGGCCATCACAGTGTTGCCCCCAAAGCCGGGCACTGGCAAAGTACGTCATCTTATCGATCGTGAAGCGCAAACGGACGGTTACGCTTGCATGGAGTGCATTGCACGGAAATCCAAAACGATCATTACTACCTCCACACAAACTGCTGCGGCTGCCCCCCGAAAGGACATGGAAGTTCAAACCAACGGTCCGCCACTGTCCGCTCCTAACGTGTTGTCGCTTGACGGGTTGAATGCGAACCAGATTGAAACGATCGAAGCGATCGTGCGCTTCGTCCGCACCCGGCAGCTTGCTGGTTCGATTGAAAGTGTACAGCACGCACTGCGAAATGATCGTGTGACGGCAGCCGGAATGACCCCGACGGTACAGCAAAACGCTCAAAGACTGCTGTCTCAAGTGAAGGCGGACCTACAGCGATCCGGAACCTTCCCGGGAAGCAgccacggcagcagcagtagcagcaacagcaaccacaaccacaaccacaacagcATTGCCCAGTATCAGGGTTATCAACAACCACCATTATCTGCTCAGCCTATTCCTCATCTGTACGAACAACAGTTAAGAGATCTGCGGATGGGCCACAGGCGTGGCAGTGGCATTACACGAACATTCCACACCACCTCCGTGTCCGAACAGATCTTTCCGGCGTGCTACGACAGCCATCCGCCAATGTCGAAAAAgagcaagaaaaaaggaaaacaactcCATCATTATAATCAGCATGGTGGTTGGTAAGATTGTTTTGAAAAGATGTCATCCACCACCATAAACTACCTGAAATCTCTTCCACACGTGGTGGGGCCTAGTGCGTGCCCACTGTtatgattaaaaaaagcatatgttttaaaaatgttgaaCTTACCTTCCATGATTGGTTGAGTAATTTGGATTTTACGTTTCTCATATTCTATTTTTCTGTACGCGTGAATTATCATGAACTCAAATttggaaataaattttatttctcaTCCTGAACGTGATGTCACAAACACGTGTACGATTttaaaaacaaccgaaacttATTCATATACAGCTTTCAATAGCAGCATCTTCTCTTAGGTACTTAAAATAACGGTTTGTTGCCAGCATGCAACAGGACTCCGATGCCGCAAACGAAATGCATTCTTTTGCA contains:
- the LOC121602455 gene encoding LOW QUALITY PROTEIN: GPI mannosyltransferase 3-like (The sequence of the model RefSeq protein was modified relative to this genomic sequence to represent the inferred CDS: inserted 2 bases in 2 codons; deleted 1 base in 1 codon); translated protein: MWNRTFWFFVAVRIASVFLVTTWFVPDEYWQSLEVAHRLAFGYGHLTWEWAAGMRSYLYPATFAGLYKLLALVGLDSVELLTLLPRXLQACLSAYADYRFHVWCRQSKWSTFLLATXWCWFYVGSRTLANTLETSLTMIALSYFPWASECTRFLWPVALSFFVRPTSVIPWVPLCLYHIKKSTHPTWELLLKRYLLIGLLTGALCVGVDSYFHGAVVFSSYEFLKYNVLKGVGSFYGEHPWYWYLSAGLPTVLGVSVLPFLAAGYESVRHRKVYKERAILLLSVCFTVLVYSLLAHKEFRFLLPVLPMCLFITADYLARWSRKASSKMIWFTALLILSVNGLMAGYTGLVHQRGTLDVMPYLATTAKDYRDEFNNPAKILFLMPCHSTPFYSHVHQNVTMRFLHCEPNLTDQPNYLDEAHQFYANPMGWVRKNLPVHPLSALPTHVVTFDVLEPQLKDFLSIYQEKVSFFHTDYPTERVGGFVKVYERYDRNAAAGASSTTSTTAVPAMEDESIISTTRKGTR